The following proteins come from a genomic window of Dehalococcoidia bacterium:
- a CDS encoding ABC transporter permease, producing the protein MQRHETLPAPMEGLRPSKPSGAHILAFAKTNVLATIGALIALAMILVAVGAPVLAPRDPLKLFYGNEFSPPSSQFLLGTDDLARDILSRIIHGARTSLYVGILSVFFGQVIGGLVGMVSGYFGGRTDTIIQRIMDIMMSFPTLILALAIVAALGPSLENVVAAISLTQIPRASRVIRSTALSEKESQYVDAARSIGASHTRILAHHILPQCLAPLWVLSSMALPTAILTEASLSFLGLGVPPPSPTWGGMLAGAGREYLEQAPWIGIFPGVAISLAVFGFNLLGDGLRDILDPRLRGTR; encoded by the coding sequence ATGCAGAGACATGAGACGCTCCCGGCGCCCATGGAGGGACTGCGGCCCAGCAAGCCTTCGGGCGCCCATATCCTGGCGTTTGCCAAAACAAACGTCCTGGCGACCATTGGCGCGCTCATTGCTCTTGCCATGATTCTGGTGGCCGTGGGCGCGCCGGTGCTGGCGCCGCGCGACCCGCTGAAGCTGTTCTATGGCAATGAGTTTTCGCCGCCGTCAAGCCAGTTCCTGCTGGGGACTGACGACCTGGCCCGCGACATCCTGAGCCGCATCATACATGGCGCCCGCACGTCTCTGTACGTTGGCATCCTGTCCGTTTTCTTCGGCCAGGTGATCGGCGGCCTTGTCGGCATGGTCAGCGGGTACTTCGGGGGCAGGACCGACACAATCATCCAGCGCATCATGGACATCATGATGTCCTTTCCCACGCTCATCCTCGCCCTCGCCATCGTCGCGGCGCTGGGGCCGTCGCTGGAAAACGTGGTGGCGGCCATCAGCCTGACCCAGATTCCCCGCGCGTCCCGCGTTATCCGCTCGACAGCCCTCAGCGAGAAAGAGAGTCAGTACGTGGACGCGGCGCGGTCCATCGGCGCGAGCCACACGCGCATCCTGGCGCACCACATCCTGCCTCAATGCCTGGCGCCTCTGTGGGTGCTCAGCAGCATGGCGCTGCCCACCGCCATCCTCACCGAGGCGTCGCTGAGCTTCCTGGGCCTGGGCGTCCCGCCGCCGTCGCCCACGTGGGGCGGTATGCTGGCGGGCGCGGGGCGCGAGTACCTGGAGCAGGCGCCCTGGATAGGCATTTTCCCTGGGGTAGCCATCAGCCTGGCTGTCTTCGGGTTTAACTTGCTGGGGGACGGGTTGCGCGATATCCTTGACCCGCGCCTCCGGGGGACGCGGTAA
- a CDS encoding ABC transporter permease: MTRYIVSRLVSASLSLIGVSIIIFVLMQVLPGDVARTILVGTSGEGSATPEKIAALRSELGLDKPLHIQYLSWMVGLFRLDVGRSLTTGFPVFQEIQNRLPLTLELSILTVIFGTLLSIPMGVASAIRQNTWIDHLMRIISVAGIAMPIFWTGTLIVLVLAVGFHWLPPLGYVPPWRDPWANFQQVFWPALALGYYHTAVVARMTRSQMLEVLRQDYVRTAWAKGLRERVVILQHALRNALLPVITLISIQFSFSVGGTVIMETLFFLPGIGKGLIDAINFKDFPMVQTIIVVFAALVLIINLLTDMVYGMLDPRITFR, encoded by the coding sequence GTGACGCGTTACATCGTCAGCCGCCTTGTGTCGGCGAGCCTTTCGCTGATAGGCGTCTCCATCATTATTTTTGTCCTGATGCAGGTCCTCCCCGGCGATGTAGCCCGCACAATCCTGGTCGGCACCAGCGGTGAGGGGTCCGCCACGCCGGAGAAGATCGCCGCTCTCCGGAGTGAACTCGGGCTGGACAAGCCGCTGCACATCCAGTACCTGAGCTGGATGGTGGGGCTGTTTCGTCTGGATGTGGGGCGTTCCCTCACGACGGGCTTCCCGGTTTTTCAGGAAATCCAGAATCGCCTTCCACTTACCCTGGAGCTGTCCATCCTCACTGTGATATTTGGCACACTGCTCTCTATCCCTATGGGCGTTGCGTCCGCCATCCGCCAGAACACATGGATTGACCACCTGATGCGCATCATCAGCGTGGCGGGAATCGCCATGCCTATTTTCTGGACTGGCACACTGATCGTCCTCGTGCTGGCCGTCGGCTTCCACTGGCTGCCGCCTCTGGGCTACGTTCCGCCCTGGCGGGACCCCTGGGCCAATTTCCAGCAGGTGTTCTGGCCCGCGCTCGCCCTGGGCTACTACCATACCGCCGTCGTCGCGCGGATGACCCGCTCTCAGATGCTTGAGGTGCTGCGCCAAGACTATGTGCGCACCGCGTGGGCCAAGGGCCTTCGGGAGCGCGTGGTCATCCTCCAGCACGCCCTGCGGAATGCCCTGTTACCCGTCATCACTCTCATCAGCATTCAATTCTCCTTCTCCGTCGGGGGGACAGTCATCATGGAAACTCTGTTCTTCCTGCCAGGCATTGGCAAAGGTCTTATTGACGCCATTAACTTCAAGGACTTTCCCATGGTCCAGACCATTATCGTCGTCTTCGCGGCGCTGGTGCTCATCATCAACCTGCTGACGGACATGGTGTATGGCATGCTGGACCCTCGCATCACCTTCAGGTAG